The Halarchaeum grantii genome includes a window with the following:
- a CDS encoding NAD(P)/FAD-dependent oxidoreductase yields MATRVVVLGAGYAGAGAVKSLQKHLPERAQLTWVAENDYHFVLHESHRIIRDASVKDKLSIPVDDIKDPETEFVQGDVADVDVDERVVSLADDTTIEYDYVLVAIGSDTATYGIEGMGEHPLTLKSRDDAVEIHEQVKEAARDATRDDPAQVVIGGAGLSGIQSAGEVAEFRDRNHAPIDVTLVEALPEIFPPGNAEIQGALRHRLEERDIDILTDDPITKATEDTIEFDERDALDYDVFLWTGGVTGPAELGDVDVEKEHNRLKAGSNLQTEDERVFAIGDDSLIDQGENPAPPTAQAAWQSAEVAGKNIAAAIEGRPLERWTYEDQGTLVSIGETAVAHQVSFEGFDSPVETFGGLPAKTLKKGAAARWINKITGPKRVADAWNVL; encoded by the coding sequence ATGGCTACCAGAGTCGTCGTTCTCGGCGCCGGCTACGCGGGCGCCGGCGCGGTCAAGTCGCTCCAGAAGCATCTCCCCGAACGCGCCCAACTGACGTGGGTCGCGGAGAACGACTACCACTTCGTCCTCCACGAGTCCCACCGCATCATCCGCGACGCGAGCGTCAAGGACAAGCTCTCCATCCCGGTCGACGACATCAAGGACCCCGAGACGGAGTTCGTGCAGGGCGACGTCGCGGACGTCGACGTCGACGAGCGCGTCGTCTCGCTCGCCGACGACACCACAATCGAGTACGACTACGTCCTCGTCGCCATCGGCTCGGACACCGCGACGTACGGCATCGAGGGGATGGGCGAGCATCCGCTCACCCTCAAGAGCCGCGACGACGCCGTCGAAATCCACGAGCAGGTGAAGGAGGCCGCGCGCGACGCCACCCGCGACGACCCCGCGCAGGTCGTCATCGGCGGTGCCGGCCTCTCGGGCATCCAGTCCGCCGGCGAGGTCGCGGAGTTCCGCGACCGGAACCACGCCCCCATCGACGTGACGCTCGTCGAGGCGCTCCCCGAGATCTTCCCGCCGGGTAACGCGGAGATTCAGGGCGCGCTCCGGCACCGCCTCGAAGAGCGCGATATCGACATCCTCACCGACGACCCGATCACGAAGGCGACCGAGGACACCATCGAGTTCGACGAGCGCGACGCCCTCGACTACGACGTCTTCCTCTGGACGGGCGGCGTCACCGGCCCCGCCGAGCTCGGCGACGTCGACGTCGAGAAGGAACACAACCGCCTGAAGGCGGGTTCGAACCTCCAGACGGAGGACGAGCGCGTCTTCGCGATCGGCGACGACTCCCTCATCGATCAGGGCGAGAACCCCGCGCCGCCGACCGCGCAGGCCGCGTGGCAGTCCGCCGAGGTCGCCGGGAAGAACATCGCCGCAGCCATCGAGGGCCGCCCGCTCGAGCGCTGGACGTACGAGGACCAGGGCACGCTCGTCAGCATCGGCGAGACGGCGGTCGCCCACCAGGTCTCCTTCGAGGGCTTCGACAGCCCGGTCGAGACGTTCGGCGGCCTCCCCGCGAAGACGCTGAAGAAGGGCGCGGCTGCCCGGTGGATCAACAAGATCACCGGCCCGAAGCGCGTCGCCGACGCCTGGAACGTCCTCTGA
- a CDS encoding DMT family transporter: MLRNRTAALFVYCALAWGGSFVAIKVGLGAVPGAPVFFAALRLLTASVVILPVAAVLAGEGDRWIPRSHGDLAVVAFGALFITGGANALLFAGQQSVTSSVASVLFSLNPVIATALAAVVIPEDGLSWNQVAGVLLGILGVAVVAQPSPSTLGGAHAVGELLVFASALFVAIGSVASQRYPAEIDTVASTAWSLCLGGVLLLPTAWLLGEPFSLAGATPTFYAALAYLGVVATAGAYAAYFTLIAEIGATRTTLVSYFVPLVTAILSVAFLGEPVTLALVGGFALIVCGFLLVNRRAIARMVA, translated from the coding sequence GTGCTCCGCAATCGGACCGCCGCCCTCTTCGTCTACTGCGCGCTCGCGTGGGGCGGCTCCTTCGTCGCCATCAAGGTCGGTCTCGGCGCCGTCCCGGGCGCGCCCGTCTTCTTCGCGGCGCTTCGGCTCCTCACGGCGTCCGTCGTCATCCTCCCCGTCGCCGCCGTCCTCGCCGGCGAGGGCGACCGGTGGATTCCGCGTTCGCACGGCGACCTCGCGGTCGTCGCGTTCGGCGCGCTCTTCATCACGGGCGGGGCGAACGCCCTCCTCTTCGCCGGCCAGCAGTCCGTCACGAGCAGCGTCGCGTCTGTCCTCTTCAGCCTCAATCCGGTCATCGCGACCGCGCTCGCCGCCGTCGTCATCCCCGAAGACGGCCTCTCGTGGAACCAGGTCGCCGGCGTTCTCCTCGGCATCCTCGGCGTCGCCGTCGTCGCACAGCCCTCACCGAGCACCCTCGGTGGCGCGCACGCCGTCGGCGAACTCCTCGTCTTCGCCTCCGCGCTCTTCGTCGCCATCGGGAGCGTCGCCAGCCAGCGCTATCCCGCGGAGATCGACACCGTCGCGAGCACCGCGTGGTCGCTCTGCCTCGGCGGCGTCCTCCTCCTCCCGACCGCGTGGCTACTCGGCGAACCGTTTAGTCTCGCCGGTGCGACGCCGACGTTCTACGCGGCGCTCGCCTATCTCGGCGTCGTCGCGACGGCGGGCGCCTACGCCGCTTACTTCACGCTCATCGCCGAAATCGGCGCGACGCGGACGACGCTCGTCTCCTACTTCGTCCCGCTCGTCACCGCCATCCTCAGCGTGGCGTTCCTCGGCGAACCGGTCACGCTCGCGCTCGTCGGCGGCTTCGCGCTCATCGTCTGTGGCTTCCTCCTCGTCAACCGGCGCGCCATCGCGCGGATGGTCGCCTGA
- the cdd gene encoding cytidine deaminase yields the protein MSDDPEPDIDALLEAARDAAENAYVPYSEYAVGAAIETANGSVYVGCNVENANFSNTLHAEGVAVAEAVADGHREFARLVVSAAARDGVTPCGRCRQTLAEFCAEDFPVYCDTGDGLREYALGELLPDTITPGTLGVEE from the coding sequence GTGAGCGACGACCCCGAACCCGATATCGACGCCCTGCTCGAGGCGGCGCGCGACGCCGCCGAGAACGCCTACGTTCCCTACTCGGAGTACGCGGTCGGCGCGGCTATCGAGACCGCCAACGGGTCGGTCTACGTCGGCTGTAACGTCGAGAACGCGAACTTCTCGAACACCCTGCACGCCGAGGGGGTCGCGGTCGCCGAGGCGGTCGCGGACGGCCACCGCGAGTTCGCGCGCCTCGTCGTCTCCGCCGCCGCGCGCGACGGCGTCACGCCCTGCGGGCGCTGTCGCCAGACGCTCGCGGAGTTCTGCGCCGAGGACTTCCCCGTCTACTGCGACACCGGCGACGGCCTGCGCGAGTACGCGCTCGGCGAGTTGCTCCCCGACACCATCACGCCCGGGACGCTCGGCGTCGAGGAGTGA
- a CDS encoding ABC transporter permease has translation MSESGSSTGPVATALHRAAGWFGERGLVQRLSISVVALALVALVVAGVAFPGSKAGALLGVLLSESTLGATLRLSVPIALAAVGGIFSEKAGVINIGLEGLLIISAFSAIWMTDVTGSLALGVLGGVLASTLLAALFAVVCIKYRADQIIAGLAVWLIALGLAPFASSVIYGSTNTDSVQTVQTVTQMGIPVLSDALTATIPGTGTSLAGLPFLGALFDATPFVYLMFLVVALSWYVLNRTTFGRWVRASGENPKALDTAGVNVHRVRYAAVVLSGVLAGIGGAALSLSIGQFTGSGPTMVNGKGFIAIVAFLFGNYNPIGALLSTMLFAGLDAVQLTLQALDVFDVPRPLVRTIPYVTVIIVLALFGRTRVPEASGEHYDTGEDR, from the coding sequence ATGAGTGAGTCGGGGTCGTCCACCGGCCCCGTGGCGACGGCGCTCCATCGGGCCGCCGGCTGGTTCGGCGAGCGCGGCCTCGTCCAGCGCCTCTCCATCAGCGTCGTGGCGCTCGCGCTCGTCGCGCTCGTCGTCGCCGGCGTCGCCTTCCCCGGGTCGAAAGCGGGCGCGCTCCTCGGCGTCCTCCTCTCGGAGTCGACGCTCGGCGCGACGCTCAGGCTCTCCGTCCCCATCGCGCTCGCCGCCGTCGGCGGCATCTTCTCCGAGAAGGCCGGCGTCATCAACATCGGCCTCGAGGGCCTGCTCATCATCTCCGCGTTCAGCGCCATCTGGATGACGGACGTCACCGGCAGCCTCGCGCTCGGGGTCCTCGGCGGCGTCCTCGCGAGCACGCTCCTCGCGGCGCTCTTCGCCGTCGTCTGCATCAAGTACCGCGCCGACCAGATCATCGCCGGCCTCGCCGTCTGGCTCATCGCGCTCGGCCTCGCGCCGTTCGCGTCCTCCGTCATCTACGGCAGCACGAACACGGACAGCGTCCAGACGGTGCAGACGGTCACGCAGATGGGGATTCCCGTCCTCAGCGACGCGCTCACGGCGACCATCCCCGGGACGGGGACGTCGCTCGCCGGCCTCCCGTTCCTCGGCGCGCTCTTCGACGCGACGCCGTTCGTCTACCTGATGTTCCTCGTCGTCGCGCTCTCCTGGTACGTCCTGAACCGGACGACGTTCGGGCGCTGGGTGCGCGCGAGCGGCGAGAACCCGAAAGCGCTCGACACGGCCGGCGTGAACGTCCACCGCGTGCGCTACGCGGCCGTCGTCCTCTCGGGCGTCCTCGCCGGCATCGGCGGCGCCGCGCTCTCGCTCAGCATCGGCCAGTTCACGGGGAGCGGCCCGACGATGGTGAACGGGAAGGGGTTCATCGCCATCGTCGCGTTCCTCTTCGGGAACTACAACCCCATCGGCGCGCTGCTCTCGACGATGCTGTTCGCGGGCCTCGACGCCGTCCAACTCACCCTGCAGGCGCTCGACGTCTTCGACGTCCCGCGCCCGCTCGTCCGCACCATCCCCTACGTCACCGTCATAATCGTGCTCGCGCTCTTCGGGCGCACGCGCGTCCCGGAGGCCTCCGGTGAGCACTACGACACCGGCGAGGACCGCTAA
- a CDS encoding ABC transporter permease, translated as MSARDRARGALERLVRASGFERFLISASALLLSIAIGFVIVLVAGRMTSCSTAATTYVGVGFCYDPIGVYEKLFLGAFGDFLADPLNGNVATTLAETTVLLFTGVAVALAFRAGVFNIGAQGQLVLGALATAVVVGAVAPLVAGFGVVTTVVLVAFGLLVGALTGGAYGALPGALKAYADANEVITTIMLNFVATSVALFLVGDPNWFKDTESVANQTVPLPDVALFPTALFRARDDFSLIALAVGLLTLVGVWLLLTRTSFGYDLRTSGLQAQAAEYGGVDAKRTIVSSMALSGALAGVGGAVYVLMILGNFQTGVPSYGFDGITVSILAGNNPLGVAAAALLFGVLKSGSIVVQVGSNVPPELVGVLRGLIILFVAMPEFFRMIGRRVVGPVAGDGAPMATDGGVGGGDDE; from the coding sequence ATGAGCGCGCGCGACCGGGCGCGTGGGGCGCTCGAGCGCCTCGTCCGCGCCTCGGGCTTCGAGCGCTTCCTCATCAGCGCCTCCGCGCTCCTCCTCTCGATCGCTATCGGCTTCGTCATCGTCCTCGTCGCCGGCCGGATGACGTCCTGTAGCACGGCCGCGACGACCTACGTCGGCGTCGGCTTCTGCTACGACCCCATCGGCGTCTACGAGAAGCTCTTCCTCGGCGCGTTCGGGGACTTCCTCGCGGACCCGCTGAACGGCAACGTCGCGACGACGCTCGCCGAAACCACCGTGTTGCTCTTCACGGGCGTCGCCGTCGCGCTCGCGTTCCGCGCGGGCGTCTTCAACATCGGCGCACAGGGCCAACTCGTCCTCGGCGCGCTCGCCACAGCCGTCGTCGTCGGCGCCGTCGCACCCCTCGTGGCCGGTTTCGGCGTCGTCACCACCGTCGTCCTCGTCGCCTTCGGCCTGCTCGTCGGCGCACTCACCGGCGGCGCGTACGGCGCGCTCCCCGGTGCGCTGAAGGCGTACGCGGACGCGAACGAAGTTATCACCACCATCATGCTGAACTTCGTCGCGACGTCCGTCGCGCTCTTCCTCGTCGGCGACCCGAACTGGTTCAAGGACACCGAGAGTGTCGCGAACCAGACCGTCCCGCTCCCCGACGTCGCGCTCTTCCCGACCGCGCTCTTCCGGGCGCGCGACGACTTCTCGCTCATCGCGCTGGCCGTCGGCCTCCTGACGCTTGTCGGCGTCTGGCTCCTGCTCACGCGCACCTCCTTCGGCTACGACCTGCGCACGAGCGGCCTGCAAGCGCAGGCCGCCGAGTACGGCGGCGTCGACGCCAAACGAACCATCGTCTCCAGCATGGCGCTCTCCGGCGCGCTCGCCGGCGTCGGCGGCGCCGTCTACGTCCTCATGATCCTCGGTAACTTCCAGACCGGCGTCCCGTCCTACGGCTTCGACGGCATCACCGTCTCCATCCTCGCGGGGAACAACCCGCTCGGCGTCGCGGCGGCCGCGCTCCTCTTCGGCGTCCTGAAGAGCGGGTCCATCGTCGTGCAGGTCGGCTCGAACGTCCCCCCGGAGCTCGTCGGCGTCCTGCGCGGCCTCATCATTCTCTTCGTCGCGATGCCGGAGTTCTTCCGCATGATCGGCCGCCGCGTCGTCGGCCCCGTCGCTGGCGACGGGGCGCCGATGGCGACCGACGGCGGCGTCGGAGGTGGTGACGATGAGTGA
- a CDS encoding ABC transporter ATP-binding protein — protein sequence MSDLAVRLDGITKRFPGVVANDDVTLEVETGTVHALLGENGAGKTTLMNVLYGLYEPTAGRVVVKGTERDFDSPRDAIDAGVGMIHQHFMLVDPMTVAENIVLGNEPRKWGGLAVDRDAARREVRELSERYGFDVDPDETVADVSVGVQQRVEILKALYRGADVLILDEPTAVLTPQEVEDLYDVIEELTEQGKTIIFITHKLGEAMHAADDITVLRDGKHVASVPAAEATREALAEYMVGRQVDMQFERSDAEPGSPVLTVEDVSVRDDRGVPAVTGASFGVREGEVFGVAGVDGNGQSELVEAITGLRSAESGTVSFDGEDVTETPRRERIDRGMAYIPEDRQERGLVMDFDLVENAILGSQHAEPFAERGQIDWDRAREHADDIVETYDVRPPDVEARSAALSGGNQQKFIAGREFERDPRLVVATHPTRGVDIGSTEFIRRRLLDLRDEGRAVLLVSSKLDEVQGLSDRLAVMYEGDLMAVVEPDDVTEEELGLLMAGEYPDGFDAESAAETEVAR from the coding sequence ATGAGTGATTTGGCGGTTCGACTCGACGGCATCACGAAGCGGTTCCCGGGTGTCGTCGCGAACGACGACGTGACCTTGGAGGTCGAGACGGGAACGGTCCACGCCCTCCTCGGTGAGAACGGCGCGGGGAAGACGACGCTGATGAACGTCCTCTACGGCCTCTACGAGCCGACGGCGGGTCGCGTCGTCGTGAAGGGCACGGAGCGGGACTTCGACTCGCCGCGCGACGCCATCGACGCCGGCGTCGGCATGATCCACCAGCACTTCATGCTGGTCGACCCGATGACGGTCGCGGAGAACATCGTCCTCGGGAACGAGCCCCGGAAGTGGGGCGGGCTCGCGGTCGACCGCGACGCCGCGCGCCGCGAGGTCCGCGAGCTGAGCGAGCGCTACGGCTTCGACGTCGACCCCGACGAGACGGTCGCGGACGTCAGCGTCGGCGTCCAGCAGCGCGTCGAAATCCTGAAGGCGCTCTACCGGGGCGCGGACGTCCTCATCCTCGACGAGCCGACGGCCGTCCTCACCCCACAGGAGGTCGAGGACCTCTACGACGTCATCGAGGAGCTCACCGAGCAGGGGAAGACGATCATCTTCATCACGCACAAGCTCGGCGAGGCGATGCACGCCGCCGACGACATCACCGTCCTCCGGGACGGGAAGCACGTCGCGAGCGTCCCGGCGGCGGAGGCGACGCGCGAGGCGCTCGCGGAGTACATGGTCGGCCGGCAGGTCGACATGCAGTTCGAGAGATCGGACGCCGAGCCCGGAAGCCCGGTCCTCACCGTCGAGGACGTGAGCGTCCGCGACGACCGGGGCGTCCCCGCGGTGACCGGCGCGTCCTTCGGCGTGCGCGAGGGCGAGGTGTTCGGCGTCGCGGGCGTCGACGGGAACGGCCAGTCCGAGCTCGTCGAGGCGATAACGGGCCTGCGGAGCGCCGAATCCGGGACCGTCTCCTTCGACGGCGAGGACGTCACGGAGACGCCGCGACGCGAACGCATCGACCGCGGGATGGCGTACATCCCCGAGGACAGACAGGAGCGCGGGCTCGTGATGGACTTCGACCTCGTGGAGAACGCCATCCTCGGGAGTCAGCACGCCGAGCCGTTCGCCGAGCGCGGCCAGATCGACTGGGACCGCGCCCGCGAGCACGCGGACGACATCGTCGAGACGTACGACGTCCGGCCGCCCGACGTCGAGGCGCGCTCGGCGGCGCTCTCCGGGGGGAACCAGCAGAAGTTCATCGCCGGCCGCGAGTTCGAACGCGACCCCCGTCTCGTCGTCGCGACGCATCCGACGCGCGGCGTCGACATCGGCTCGACGGAGTTCATCCGTCGGCGCCTCCTCGACCTGCGCGACGAGGGGCGCGCCGTCCTCCTCGTCTCCTCGAAACTCGACGAGGTGCAGGGGCTCTCCGACCGCCTCGCCGTGATGTACGAGGGCGACCTGATGGCGGTCGTCGAACCAGATGACGTCACCGAAGAGGAACTCGGGCTGTTGATGGCGGGCGAGTACCCCGACGGCTTCGACGCCGAGTCCGCCGCCGAGACGGAGGTGGCGCGATGA
- a CDS encoding BMP family lipoprotein, translating to MSNFDRRDFVKVTGGLGVAGLTGLAGCSGGPSGDGGGSETTTGGETSDGETTTAADAAANIGLVYGTGGTGDGSFNDQAKQGIEQAVEELDVAYQSAEPDEVSQFSNYQQQFASSTDPNYDLVSCIGYLQADALSESASQYPDQQFQIVDSTVEGDNVASYVFQEHEGSFLTGVLAGKLTTMSFEAGAGATQSDSTNVGFVGGVEGDLIGKFEAGYKAGVKYANDDVDIQTSYVGSFNDPSGGQEAALAMYNSGADIVYHASGNTGTGVFQAAQQKGRFAIGVDRDQSLTKPSYADVILASMVKRVDTAVYNCVKNVVDESFDGGSTTTLGLQDGGVACVYGDELGGDVPEDVKTAVADARQAIIDGDIDVPTDPNDA from the coding sequence ATGTCAAACTTCGACCGTCGTGACTTCGTCAAAGTGACCGGCGGGCTCGGCGTCGCCGGCCTGACCGGTCTCGCGGGCTGTTCGGGCGGGCCCTCCGGGGACGGTGGCGGCTCCGAGACGACGACCGGCGGTGAGACGTCGGACGGCGAGACGACTACCGCGGCCGACGCGGCGGCGAACATCGGTCTCGTCTACGGGACGGGCGGCACCGGCGACGGGTCGTTCAACGACCAAGCGAAGCAGGGCATCGAGCAGGCCGTCGAGGAGCTCGACGTCGCGTACCAGTCCGCCGAGCCCGACGAGGTCTCGCAGTTCAGCAACTACCAGCAGCAGTTCGCGAGCTCGACGGACCCGAACTACGACCTCGTCTCCTGCATCGGCTACCTGCAGGCGGACGCGCTCTCCGAGTCGGCCTCCCAGTACCCCGACCAGCAGTTCCAGATCGTCGACTCGACGGTCGAGGGCGACAACGTCGCGAGCTACGTCTTCCAGGAGCACGAGGGCTCCTTCCTCACCGGCGTCCTCGCCGGGAAACTCACGACGATGAGCTTCGAGGCGGGCGCGGGCGCCACCCAGTCCGACTCGACGAACGTCGGCTTCGTCGGCGGCGTCGAGGGCGACCTCATCGGGAAGTTCGAGGCCGGCTACAAGGCCGGCGTGAAGTACGCGAACGACGACGTCGACATCCAGACGTCCTACGTCGGGAGCTTCAACGACCCCTCGGGCGGGCAGGAAGCCGCGCTCGCGATGTACAACTCCGGCGCGGACATCGTCTACCACGCCTCCGGGAACACGGGCACCGGCGTCTTCCAGGCCGCCCAGCAGAAGGGCCGCTTCGCCATCGGCGTCGACCGCGACCAGTCGCTCACGAAGCCGAGCTACGCGGACGTCATCCTCGCGAGCATGGTCAAGCGCGTCGACACCGCCGTGTACAACTGCGTGAAGAACGTCGTCGACGAGAGCTTCGACGGCGGGTCGACGACGACGCTCGGCCTGCAGGACGGCGGCGTCGCCTGCGTCTACGGCGACGAACTCGGCGGCGACGTCCCCGAGGACGTCAAGACGGCGGTCGCCGACGCCCGCCAGGCCATCATCGACGGCGACATCGACGTTCCGACCGACCCGAACGACGCCTGA